The Saccharothrix variisporea genome has a segment encoding these proteins:
- a CDS encoding LacI family DNA-binding transcriptional regulator: MTQRRLAEVAAKVGVSEATVSRVLNGKPGVSDATRSAVLTALDVLGYERPTQLRGERARLVGLVLPELQNPIFPAFADVVGNALAQRGFTPVLCTRTAGGVSEADYLELLFEQHVSGVVFAGGQYAQADASHEHYHQMIRRKLPAVLVNAAVEDLGFPRVSCDDAVAVEQAFGHLVALGHRRIGAVLGPTDHMPSRRKLAALTVCAERAGVELAEEHAMFSLEGGQAAATRLVQRGVTAIVCASDPLALGAIRAVRRQGLRVPHDVSVVGYDDSAFMTCTEPPLTTVRQPIEAMGRAAVELLANQIAGTSVATEELLFEPELVVRSSTAPAPR; encoded by the coding sequence ATGACGCAACGGCGGTTGGCTGAGGTGGCCGCGAAGGTCGGCGTGAGCGAGGCGACGGTGAGCCGCGTGCTCAACGGGAAGCCCGGCGTGTCCGACGCGACCAGGTCCGCGGTGCTCACGGCGCTGGACGTGCTCGGGTACGAGCGGCCCACGCAGTTGCGCGGCGAACGCGCCCGGCTGGTCGGCCTGGTGCTGCCGGAGTTGCAGAACCCGATCTTCCCCGCCTTCGCCGACGTCGTCGGCAACGCCCTCGCGCAACGCGGGTTCACGCCGGTTCTGTGCACGCGGACGGCCGGTGGCGTGTCCGAGGCGGACTACCTCGAGCTGCTGTTCGAGCAGCACGTTTCCGGGGTGGTGTTCGCGGGCGGCCAGTACGCGCAGGCCGACGCGTCGCACGAGCACTACCACCAGATGATCCGCCGCAAGCTGCCCGCGGTCCTGGTCAACGCCGCCGTGGAGGACCTGGGCTTCCCGCGCGTGAGCTGCGACGACGCGGTGGCGGTGGAGCAGGCGTTCGGGCACCTGGTCGCGTTGGGCCACCGGCGGATCGGGGCCGTGCTCGGGCCGACCGACCACATGCCGTCGCGGCGCAAGCTGGCGGCGTTGACGGTGTGCGCCGAGCGGGCCGGGGTGGAGCTGGCCGAGGAGCACGCGATGTTCTCGCTGGAGGGCGGGCAGGCGGCGGCGACCCGGCTGGTGCAGCGCGGGGTGACGGCGATCGTGTGCGCGAGTGACCCGTTGGCGCTCGGGGCGATCCGGGCGGTGCGGCGGCAGGGGCTGCGCGTGCCGCACGACGTGTCCGTGGTCGGGTACGACGATTCGGCGTTCATGACGTGCACCGAGCCGCCGCTGACGACCGTCCGGCAGCCGATAGAGGCGATGGGTCGGGCGGCGGTGGAGCTGCTGGCCAACCAGATCGCCGGCACGTCGGTGGCGACCGAGGAACTGCTGTTCGAGCCGGAACTGGTGGTGCGCTCCTCGACCGCGCCCGCCCCGCGCTGA
- a CDS encoding type 2 lanthipeptide synthetase LanM family protein, with protein sequence MERATATAAHANFGGGDWLDAFAFALRPLVQATLALDPRLAADADFARDLGHRLARTAARALVLELNLKRIARALDGDTPHSRFVHFVENLDLADVLKRYPVLARLLGQTCLHAAQAHQELLDRLSHDRATIVRTLLHDQDPGPVQTVEAKGDVHQRGRAVAVVTFADNRKVVYKPRPTALHQAFSGLLAWFDGHTGLDLRTPAVVARPTHGWLEFVEHKPCADVEGVGRFYHRLGGLLALLYAVDGTDMHFENLIAHGDQPVLIDVETLFHPTVGIPADPAMRALARSVHRTAVLPRVLLGENGALDIGGVGGDQNSVATGVTWQHPATDRMRLVRRPAPLPPALNRPRVGEAEAEPADYESALLAGFRTGYDALYDHRHELLGDRGLLRAFADLPVRFVPRMTQLYATLLDESTHPDALRDAGDREAAMDLLWDESTEDVLKALVPHELHDLWAGDVPLFTTRPGSRDVWTACGERLPDLLPTTGIESVERKIAGLDEVDRHDQQWLITAALASRPRPVDHRSGAAVPARLDAGVPDPQRLLVAACGIADEVLAHATADGHRVNWVGLELVDDRHWAVSAMGAGLSNGYTGVALFLAQLGALTGAGRYTEYARDALTPIPALLRSFAADAELAVAVGAGAFHGLGGICYALARLANLLDDAEISGWLTEAVDIAAAVEALGEDTANIVEGCAGGLAAMTAVRAESGLPAAERLARAYADRLLAATPTGDGFARGRAGVGWALLRYSRLTGDQRCAVAGRSHLRADHALRQRLVDVAEADHSWCSGLAGAVLAHSAHPDQPVDAYTLHLDRCLNALAVHEPLRDLSLCHGELGVLEPLAVLADRGHELAAAMLTRRAGLVLGALDQYGARCGTPGGVPSAGLLTGLSGIGYGLLRLGFPERTPSVLMLEPPASPYPHKEKSR encoded by the coding sequence GTGGAACGCGCCACCGCGACCGCGGCCCATGCCAACTTCGGCGGTGGGGACTGGCTGGACGCCTTCGCGTTCGCCCTGCGCCCGCTCGTCCAAGCGACGCTCGCCCTCGACCCGAGGTTGGCCGCCGACGCCGACTTCGCCAGAGACCTCGGCCACCGGCTGGCGCGCACCGCCGCCCGCGCCCTCGTCCTGGAGCTCAACCTCAAGCGGATCGCCCGCGCACTCGACGGCGACACCCCCCACAGCCGCTTCGTGCACTTCGTCGAGAACCTCGACCTGGCCGACGTCCTCAAGCGCTACCCGGTCCTGGCGAGACTCCTCGGCCAGACCTGCCTGCACGCCGCCCAGGCCCACCAGGAGCTGCTGGACCGCCTCTCCCACGACAGAGCCACCATCGTCCGCACGCTCTTGCACGACCAGGACCCCGGCCCCGTCCAGACCGTCGAGGCCAAAGGGGACGTCCACCAGCGCGGACGCGCGGTCGCCGTCGTCACGTTCGCCGACAACCGCAAGGTGGTCTACAAGCCACGTCCGACAGCACTCCACCAAGCGTTCAGCGGCCTGCTGGCCTGGTTCGACGGCCACACCGGACTGGACCTGCGCACCCCCGCCGTCGTCGCGCGCCCGACCCACGGCTGGCTGGAGTTCGTGGAGCACAAGCCCTGCGCGGACGTCGAAGGGGTCGGGCGGTTCTACCACCGCCTGGGCGGGCTGCTCGCCCTCCTCTACGCGGTCGACGGCACCGACATGCACTTCGAGAACCTGATCGCGCACGGTGACCAGCCGGTCCTGATCGACGTCGAAACCCTGTTCCACCCGACCGTCGGCATCCCGGCGGACCCGGCGATGCGGGCACTCGCGCGGTCGGTGCACCGGACCGCCGTGCTCCCCCGCGTCCTGCTCGGCGAGAACGGGGCGCTGGACATCGGCGGCGTCGGCGGCGACCAGAACTCCGTCGCGACCGGCGTGACGTGGCAGCACCCGGCGACCGACCGGATGCGCCTGGTCCGCCGCCCCGCCCCACTGCCTCCCGCGCTCAACCGGCCCCGCGTAGGCGAGGCCGAGGCGGAGCCCGCGGACTACGAGAGCGCGCTGCTGGCCGGGTTCCGCACCGGCTACGACGCCCTCTACGACCACCGCCACGAACTCCTCGGCGACCGCGGCCTGCTGCGGGCGTTCGCCGACCTCCCGGTCCGGTTCGTGCCGCGGATGACCCAGCTCTACGCGACCTTGCTCGACGAGTCGACCCACCCGGACGCCCTGCGCGACGCCGGCGACCGCGAGGCCGCGATGGACCTGCTGTGGGACGAGTCCACCGAAGACGTCCTCAAAGCCCTTGTGCCACACGAGCTGCACGACCTGTGGGCGGGTGACGTGCCGCTGTTCACCACCCGGCCGGGCAGCCGGGACGTGTGGACGGCGTGCGGCGAGCGCCTGCCGGACCTGTTGCCCACCACCGGCATCGAGTCCGTGGAGCGCAAGATCGCCGGGCTGGACGAGGTGGACCGGCACGACCAGCAGTGGCTGATCACCGCCGCCCTGGCCAGCCGCCCCCGGCCGGTGGACCACCGCTCCGGCGCGGCGGTCCCGGCCCGGCTCGACGCCGGTGTCCCCGACCCGCAACGGTTGCTGGTCGCCGCGTGCGGCATCGCCGACGAGGTGCTCGCGCACGCCACGGCGGACGGCCACCGGGTCAACTGGGTGGGCCTGGAACTGGTGGACGACCGGCACTGGGCGGTCTCGGCGATGGGCGCCGGACTGTCCAACGGGTACACCGGGGTGGCGTTGTTCCTGGCGCAGCTGGGCGCGCTCACCGGCGCCGGCCGCTACACCGAGTACGCCCGCGACGCCCTCACCCCCATCCCGGCGCTGCTGCGGTCGTTCGCGGCGGACGCCGAGCTAGCGGTCGCCGTGGGCGCTGGGGCGTTCCACGGGCTGGGCGGCATCTGCTACGCCTTGGCGCGGTTGGCGAACCTGCTCGACGACGCGGAGATCTCGGGGTGGTTGACGGAAGCCGTCGACATCGCGGCGGCCGTCGAAGCGCTCGGTGAAGACACGGCGAACATCGTGGAGGGCTGCGCCGGCGGACTGGCCGCGATGACCGCGGTGCGCGCGGAAAGCGGTCTGCCGGCGGCCGAACGGCTGGCCCGCGCCTACGCCGATCGCCTGCTGGCCGCTACCCCGACCGGCGACGGCTTCGCGCGGGGCCGCGCGGGGGTCGGCTGGGCGCTGCTGCGGTACTCCCGGCTCACCGGCGACCAGCGCTGCGCCGTGGCCGGGCGCTCCCACCTGCGCGCGGACCACGCGTTGCGGCAGCGGCTGGTGGACGTGGCCGAAGCGGACCACAGCTGGTGCTCCGGTCTGGCGGGCGCGGTGCTGGCGCATTCGGCGCACCCCGATCAGCCGGTCGACGCGTACACGCTGCACCTGGACCGGTGCCTCAACGCCCTCGCGGTGCACGAACCGCTGCGCGACCTCAGCCTGTGCCATGGTGAGCTGGGCGTGCTGGAACCCCTGGCCGTCCTCGCCGACCGCGGGCACGAGCTCGCGGCGGCGATGCTCACCCGGCGCGCCGGGCTCGTCCTGGGCGCGCTGGACCAGTACGGGGCGCGGTGCGGCACCCCGGGCGGGGTGCCGTCGGCGGGCCTGCTGACCGGTTTGTCGGGGATCGGCTACGGCCTGCTCCGACTGGGTTTTCCCGAGCGGACGCCGTCCGTGCTGATGCTCGAACCTCCCGCAAGTCCCTACCCCCACAAGGAGAAGTCCCGATGA
- a CDS encoding S8 family serine peptidase, which translates to MNGLRRSALCAAAVSATLLTGTVTLTATAAPAEPQASPTTKPYERLIVGYKSTAAEARSDQAAASDADAKGEKVGRDLNLQRRLGTGAAVVDLGGADAATAAKALDEFRADPDVAYVEPDLMMQPLATPNDTEYGRQWDLFEATAGMNVPGAWDKATGKGVTVAVIDTGYVSHSDLAANVVAGYDFVSDASRARDGNGRDADPSDNGDWMKVGDCGTDAFGNPIPAKDQDSSWHGTHVAGTIAAVTNNSKGVAGIAYEAKVQPIRVLAQCGGSTSDIADAIIWASGGTVAGVPANPTPAKVINMSLGGESACSSTYQNAINSAVGRGTTVVVAAGNSNKDVSGFTPASCNNVVTVAASSRAGDRTWYSNYGTKVDITAPGGQTRNANDTPGTITTPENGIWSTLNTGATTPGSENYEPYQGTSMAAPHIAGLAALVVQANPSLTPAQIETLIKNNARPLPGTCTGGCGAGLADAAKTVTAAGGGTTPPPTGYFENTTDVAISDNTTVTSSIAVTGRTGNAPSTLKVGVDIKHTYRGDLVIDLVAPDGTAYRLKNSSSSDSADNVVATYTVNASSELANGTWKLRVQDVYSGDTGYIDVWNLTF; encoded by the coding sequence GTGAACGGATTGCGACGCTCCGCGCTCTGCGCCGCCGCCGTCTCCGCCACGCTGCTCACCGGCACCGTGACGCTGACGGCGACCGCCGCGCCCGCGGAACCGCAGGCGTCGCCGACGACCAAGCCCTACGAACGGCTGATCGTCGGCTACAAGTCCACCGCCGCCGAGGCCCGGTCCGACCAGGCCGCCGCCTCGGACGCCGACGCCAAGGGCGAGAAGGTGGGGCGTGACCTCAACCTCCAGCGCCGCCTGGGCACCGGCGCGGCCGTCGTGGACCTGGGTGGTGCCGACGCCGCCACCGCCGCGAAGGCGCTGGACGAGTTCCGCGCCGACCCGGACGTGGCCTACGTCGAGCCCGACCTGATGATGCAGCCGCTGGCCACGCCGAACGACACCGAGTACGGCCGCCAATGGGACCTGTTCGAGGCCACCGCGGGCATGAACGTGCCCGGCGCGTGGGACAAGGCCACCGGCAAGGGCGTGACGGTCGCGGTGATCGACACCGGTTACGTGTCGCACTCCGACCTGGCGGCCAACGTCGTGGCGGGCTACGACTTCGTGTCCGACGCCTCGCGGGCACGGGACGGCAACGGGCGCGACGCCGACCCGTCGGACAACGGCGACTGGATGAAGGTCGGCGACTGCGGGACCGACGCGTTCGGCAACCCCATCCCGGCCAAGGACCAGGACTCGTCCTGGCACGGCACGCACGTGGCGGGCACCATCGCCGCGGTCACCAACAACAGCAAGGGCGTCGCGGGCATCGCGTACGAGGCGAAGGTCCAGCCGATCCGCGTGCTCGCGCAGTGCGGCGGCAGCACCTCCGACATCGCCGACGCGATCATCTGGGCGTCCGGCGGCACGGTGGCGGGCGTCCCGGCCAACCCGACCCCGGCCAAGGTCATCAACATGAGCCTGGGCGGCGAGTCGGCGTGCTCGTCGACCTACCAGAACGCGATCAACTCGGCCGTCGGCCGGGGCACCACGGTCGTCGTCGCGGCGGGCAACTCGAACAAGGACGTCTCCGGCTTCACCCCGGCGTCGTGCAACAACGTCGTCACCGTGGCGGCCTCCAGCCGCGCCGGCGACCGCACCTGGTACTCGAACTACGGCACGAAGGTCGACATCACCGCCCCCGGCGGCCAGACCCGCAACGCCAACGACACCCCCGGCACCATCACCACGCCGGAGAACGGCATCTGGTCCACGCTGAACACCGGCGCCACCACGCCCGGCAGCGAGAACTACGAGCCGTACCAGGGCACCAGCATGGCGGCCCCGCACATCGCCGGCCTCGCGGCCCTCGTCGTGCAGGCCAACCCGTCGCTGACCCCGGCCCAGATCGAGACCCTGATCAAGAACAACGCCCGCCCCCTCCCCGGCACCTGCACCGGCGGCTGCGGCGCGGGCCTGGCCGACGCGGCGAAGACCGTCACGGCAGCAGGCGGCGGCACCACCCCGCCCCCGACCGGCTACTTCGAGAACACCACCGACGTGGCCATCTCGGACAACACGACGGTGACGTCCTCCATCGCCGTGACCGGCCGCACCGGCAACGCCCCGTCGACCCTCAAGGTCGGCGTGGACATCAAGCACACCTACCGGGGCGACCTGGTGATCGACCTGGTGGCGCCGGACGGCACGGCGTACCGGTTGAAGAACTCGTCTTCGAGCGACAGCGCGGACAACGTCGTGGCGACGTACACGGTGAACGCGTCGAGCGAGTTGGCGAACGGCACGTGGAAGCTCCGGGTGCAGGACGTGTACTCGGGCGACACGGGCTACATCGACGTCTGGAACCTGACCTTCTAG
- a CDS encoding LuxR C-terminal-related transcriptional regulator, translated as MHIGSCTVEEAQTRPEVLEELHRLGVVRRVGADVWQAVPPDLAVEMLIAAREDGHRRARAEAAPLMDAYLRNRAEHHHDTAMVEVVNGADAVRDLWQALLAGARSEVCVLDQPPYISPVEEHVELEVDTRRRHVQWRVIYDRSSVELPGRLAEIASLVASGERARVTPTLPFKLAVVDARVAVLPVAVRAVVDQVLLIRPSPLLDVLTSMFDLYWDNSIPFNPGASGVEVDTQLLALLAAGLTDESIARHLGLGPRTVQRRVRQLMDRCGAQTRFQAGVQAMRRGWL; from the coding sequence GTGCACATTGGTTCGTGCACCGTCGAAGAGGCGCAAACGCGGCCCGAGGTGCTCGAGGAGCTGCACCGGCTGGGCGTCGTGCGCCGGGTTGGTGCGGACGTGTGGCAGGCGGTCCCGCCGGACCTGGCGGTCGAGATGCTCATCGCCGCGCGCGAGGACGGCCACCGGCGGGCCAGGGCCGAAGCGGCGCCGTTGATGGACGCCTACCTGCGCAACCGGGCCGAGCACCACCACGACACCGCGATGGTGGAGGTGGTCAACGGGGCCGACGCCGTGCGCGACCTGTGGCAGGCGCTGTTGGCGGGTGCGCGGTCGGAGGTGTGCGTGCTGGACCAGCCGCCGTACATCTCGCCGGTGGAGGAGCACGTGGAGTTGGAGGTGGACACCCGGCGCAGGCACGTGCAGTGGCGGGTCATCTACGACCGGTCGAGCGTGGAGCTGCCCGGTCGGTTGGCGGAGATCGCTTCGCTGGTGGCGTCGGGGGAGCGGGCGCGGGTGACGCCGACGCTGCCGTTCAAGCTGGCGGTGGTGGACGCGCGGGTGGCCGTGCTGCCGGTGGCCGTGCGGGCGGTGGTGGACCAGGTGCTGCTGATCCGGCCGTCGCCGTTGCTGGACGTGCTGACCTCGATGTTCGACCTGTACTGGGACAACTCGATCCCGTTCAACCCGGGGGCGTCCGGGGTGGAGGTCGACACGCAGTTGCTGGCGCTGTTGGCGGCGGGGTTGACGGACGAGAGCATCGCCCGGCACTTGGGGCTGGGGCCGCGGACGGTCCAGCGCCGGGTCCGTCAGCTCATGGACCGGTGCGGGGCGCAGACCCGGTTCCAGGCGGGGGTGCAGGCCATGCGCCGCGGCTGGCTCTGA
- a CDS encoding enoyl-CoA hydratase/isomerase family protein, with protein sequence MSVSVEVADGVAVVRLDRDPPARLRALLPTLTDVRGLVLHACAEVSAASVRGVVGVSPAARREHVRQLRALRSELARLPVPVVAAIGGSASGDLAVLADACDRRVLAEGGGLVRVSGTGVVVARRVDAAEALRTGLVDRVVAPSRVVPAAVELARECKSAQDSRKSCRIVAP encoded by the coding sequence ATGTCCGTCTCAGTGGAAGTCGCGGACGGCGTCGCGGTCGTCCGGCTCGACCGGGACCCGCCGGCCCGGCTGCGCGCGCTGCTGCCGACGTTGACCGACGTGCGCGGGCTGGTGCTGCACGCGTGCGCGGAGGTGTCGGCGGCGTCGGTGCGGGGTGTGGTCGGGGTGTCCCCGGCCGCGCGGCGGGAGCACGTGCGCCAGTTGCGGGCGTTGCGCTCGGAGTTGGCGCGGCTGCCGGTGCCGGTGGTGGCGGCGATCGGGGGCAGCGCGTCGGGCGACCTGGCGGTGCTGGCGGACGCGTGCGACCGGCGGGTGTTGGCCGAGGGTGGTGGGCTCGTCCGGGTGAGCGGGACGGGTGTCGTGGTGGCCCGCCGGGTGGATGCCGCCGAGGCGTTGCGGACCGGGCTGGTGGACCGGGTCGTCGCGCCCTCCCGGGTCGTGCCGGCCGCCGTCGAGCTTGCAAGGGAGTGCAAGTCCGCGCAAGATTCGCGCAAGTCCTGCCGTATAGTTGCTCCATGA
- a CDS encoding helix-turn-helix transcriptional regulator, producing MQTRAPVVVGRDDELRVLDQALADAAARRGRAVFLVGEPGIGKTRLARVTAGSAFDRGMRVLRGRGSTIGPMVPFRPLAEALMSLLRGGDAPDLCELGPYRSALGRLVPEWGDEPRENQSVVVLAEAVLRLLALVGPCLLVLEDLHDADAETLAVIDYLVDNLEQVPVVLLVTTRADAGPALDVVRLAAQRGAGVLLELHRLDEPLVRRMVASCLEVTSEEVPDAVAERLWADSAGIPFVVEEMLHGLVSGGLLVRGPGGWRVLGELRIDVPTALVRAIAHRTDRLGPQGRELLSVAAVLGHRFPLSVLREVTGMDDRALLSHLHAGVAAQLVTPDEPVPDWYAFRHPLTAEALLAQLTPTHRAEVSRRTADAVLRLHPELPGEWCPLVASLRLDAGQTAEAGQLLAEAGRRALADGAAGSAVRLLDHAHRLLASGVDVEIRADVLRSLLPALGEAGQFERAFALADTVAELGKAGLAPVRRAELHTVLARVAWLSGRLADGQAQVDAARALLGPDADDTHLARVDAVAAFLTLEAQRPDRISSAEALARRAAEAASRASLPEVACEALQLLGILARDRDLGEAAGHFLRARQLAEENRLPIHRTYAVVRLAGIDWLADGSVAELVEAREEALRVGAITVAYNVDAILGLDAVLRGEYAVAEEKLAVCGEGTRRLQLKPMTLYVLMAQATAAAHQGKRSEVDSAVARFHELGGIGSQERPLCFGLARAFCALLEEDRELAEQDVARAMAYEAETPTTFHLSGTHGLRLLLGALSGALGLEAFTEITRSAAAGMRWNRVFGRFALAVLLGRAGREEEAAVAVREAREAAAIYPLARFLGLRLVAEAAVRDGWGEPVAWLRGAEEYFHSTGGTAVASACRGLLRQVGASVPQRRTGSDQVPRELRALGVTVREFEVLRLLAGRLGNKAIATRLHISPRTVEKHVASLITKTSRPDRESLSTLAADLAPSDRP from the coding sequence ATGCAGACCCGCGCGCCGGTCGTGGTCGGCCGCGACGACGAACTCCGGGTGTTGGACCAGGCCCTCGCCGACGCTGCCGCGCGCCGCGGGCGGGCGGTGTTCCTCGTCGGCGAACCCGGCATCGGCAAGACCCGGCTGGCCCGGGTGACCGCCGGGTCGGCGTTCGACCGCGGCATGCGGGTGCTGCGCGGTCGCGGGTCCACCATCGGGCCGATGGTGCCGTTCCGACCACTGGCCGAGGCGCTGATGTCGCTGCTGCGCGGCGGTGACGCCCCGGACCTGTGCGAGCTGGGCCCCTACCGGTCGGCGCTGGGCCGGCTGGTGCCCGAGTGGGGCGACGAGCCGCGCGAGAACCAGTCGGTGGTGGTGCTGGCCGAGGCGGTGCTGCGGCTGCTGGCGCTGGTCGGGCCGTGCCTGCTGGTGCTGGAGGACCTGCACGACGCGGACGCCGAGACGCTGGCCGTCATCGACTACCTGGTGGACAACCTGGAGCAGGTGCCGGTCGTCCTGCTGGTGACCACGCGCGCCGACGCCGGTCCCGCGCTGGACGTGGTCCGCCTTGCGGCGCAACGGGGTGCGGGCGTCCTGCTGGAGCTGCACCGGTTGGACGAGCCGCTGGTCCGCCGGATGGTGGCGTCCTGCCTGGAGGTCACCTCCGAGGAGGTGCCCGACGCGGTCGCCGAGCGGCTGTGGGCCGACAGCGCCGGGATCCCGTTCGTGGTCGAGGAGATGCTGCACGGCCTGGTGAGCGGCGGGTTGCTGGTGCGCGGTCCGGGCGGGTGGCGGGTGTTGGGCGAGCTGCGCATCGACGTGCCGACCGCGCTGGTGCGGGCCATCGCACACCGGACCGACCGGCTCGGGCCGCAGGGCCGTGAGCTGCTGTCGGTGGCCGCGGTGCTGGGGCACCGGTTCCCGCTGTCGGTCTTGCGCGAAGTGACCGGGATGGACGATCGGGCGCTGCTGTCCCACCTGCACGCCGGGGTCGCGGCGCAGTTGGTGACCCCGGACGAGCCGGTGCCCGACTGGTACGCGTTCCGACACCCGTTGACCGCCGAGGCGCTGCTGGCGCAGCTGACCCCGACGCACCGGGCGGAGGTGTCGCGGCGCACCGCGGACGCCGTGCTGCGGCTGCACCCCGAGTTACCCGGCGAGTGGTGCCCGCTCGTGGCGTCGCTGCGGCTGGACGCGGGCCAGACCGCCGAAGCCGGGCAACTGCTGGCAGAGGCGGGCCGGCGGGCGCTGGCCGATGGTGCGGCCGGGTCGGCGGTGCGGCTGCTCGACCACGCGCACCGGCTGCTGGCCAGCGGCGTGGACGTGGAGATCCGGGCGGACGTGCTGAGGTCGCTGTTGCCCGCGTTGGGCGAGGCCGGGCAGTTCGAGCGGGCGTTCGCGCTGGCCGACACCGTGGCGGAACTGGGCAAGGCCGGACTCGCGCCGGTGCGGCGGGCCGAGCTGCACACGGTCCTGGCCCGGGTGGCGTGGCTGTCGGGCCGCTTGGCCGATGGTCAGGCGCAGGTCGACGCGGCGCGGGCGTTGCTGGGCCCGGACGCCGACGACACGCACTTGGCGCGGGTGGACGCCGTGGCGGCGTTCCTGACGTTGGAGGCGCAACGGCCCGACCGGATCTCGTCCGCCGAGGCACTGGCCCGCCGTGCCGCCGAGGCCGCGTCGCGGGCGTCGCTGCCCGAGGTGGCGTGCGAAGCGTTGCAGCTGCTCGGGATCCTGGCGCGCGACCGGGACCTGGGCGAGGCGGCCGGGCACTTCCTGCGGGCGCGGCAGCTGGCCGAGGAGAACCGGCTGCCGATCCACCGGACGTACGCCGTCGTGCGGCTCGCGGGCATCGACTGGCTGGCCGACGGGTCGGTGGCGGAACTGGTCGAGGCGCGCGAGGAGGCGCTGCGGGTCGGCGCGATCACCGTGGCGTACAACGTGGACGCGATCCTCGGCCTGGACGCCGTGCTGCGCGGCGAGTACGCGGTGGCCGAGGAGAAGCTGGCGGTGTGCGGGGAGGGCACGCGCCGGTTGCAGCTCAAGCCGATGACGCTGTACGTGCTGATGGCCCAGGCCACCGCCGCCGCCCACCAGGGCAAGCGGTCCGAAGTGGACAGTGCCGTGGCGCGGTTCCACGAGCTGGGCGGGATCGGCTCGCAGGAACGGCCGCTGTGCTTCGGCCTGGCGCGGGCGTTCTGCGCGTTGCTGGAGGAGGACCGGGAGCTGGCCGAGCAGGACGTGGCGCGCGCGATGGCGTACGAGGCCGAGACGCCGACGACGTTCCACCTGTCCGGGACGCACGGGTTGCGACTGCTGCTCGGGGCGTTGTCCGGTGCTCTGGGTTTGGAGGCCTTCACCGAGATCACGCGGTCGGCGGCGGCCGGGATGCGGTGGAACCGGGTGTTCGGGCGGTTCGCGCTGGCGGTGCTGCTCGGGCGTGCGGGGCGGGAGGAGGAGGCGGCCGTCGCCGTGCGGGAGGCGCGGGAAGCGGCGGCCATCTACCCGTTGGCGCGGTTCCTGGGGTTGCGCTTGGTGGCCGAGGCGGCGGTGCGGGACGGGTGGGGCGAGCCCGTGGCGTGGTTGCGCGGGGCGGAGGAGTACTTCCACAGCACCGGCGGGACGGCCGTGGCCAGCGCGTGCCGGGGGTTGCTGCGGCAGGTCGGGGCGTCGGTGCCGCAGCGGCGCACCGGGTCCGACCAGGTGCCGCGCGAACTGCGGGCGCTGGGGGTGACCGTGCGGGAGTTCGAGGTGCTGCGGTTGCTGGCGGGGCGGTTGGGCAACAAGGCGATCGCGACCAGGCTGCACATCTCGCCGCGCACGGTGGAGAAGCACGTGGCCAGCCTGATCACCAAGACCAGCAGACCGGACAGGGAGTCGCTGAGCACCCTGGCCGCCGACCTGGCACCCTCCGACCGGCCCTAG